In Daucus carota subsp. sativus chromosome 4, DH1 v3.0, whole genome shotgun sequence, one DNA window encodes the following:
- the LOC108217838 gene encoding probable E3 ubiquitin-protein ligase XERICO yields the protein MGLSPYPTPVDAGVLCLILASTARSVSTVMKIVCFILRALGIVVSWDAYNTESPTNLSASRDSCLETSIEEFRSQIPAITYDSLCYKQLEHECTVCLTEFKAEAVINHLSCGHVFHKICLEKWLNYRNPTCPNCRKYMVCLEDVKDTCSM from the coding sequence ATGGGTCTTTCACCTTACCCCACTCCAGTGGATGCCGGAGTGCTATGCTTAATTCTGGCAAGCACAGCCAGATCAGTCTCTACAGTGATGAAAATAGTGTGCTTTATCCTCCGTGCTCTGGGTATCGTTGTTTCTTGGGACGCATATAACACGGAGAGTCCTACAAATTTGTCTGCAAGCCGTGACAGCTGCTTGGAGACCTCCATTGAAGAATTTCGTAGCCAGATTCCTGCAATTACTTATGACTCACTGTGTTATAAGCAGCTTGAGCATGAATGTACTGTGTGCTTGACTGAATTCAAAGCAGAGGCAGTGATAAACCACTTATCTTGTGGCCATGTATTCCATAAGATTTGCCTAGAGAAGTGGTTAAACTATAGAAATCCAACCTGCCCGAATTGCAGGAAGTACATGGTTTGCTTAGAAGATGTGAAAGATACTTGCTCAATGTGA